Proteins from a single region of Dehalococcoidia bacterium:
- the lhgO gene encoding L-2-hydroxyglutarate oxidase, translated as MYDLVIIGGGIIGLAVANDLIKRNSKLKILVVEKDSNVASQQSGHNSGVIHSGIYYKPGSFKAQFCVEGRASMTKFCQDNEIPVWTCGKLIVATKESDIPKIDNLFQRGVANNVEGLKVLNPDESRQIEPYVKSLKSLHAPGTGIVNYETVTEVYGDQFKEKGGEILLDTKVIGSTKDNDKIVIQTTNGDLHTKKVINCAGLHSDRIAKLFGLETDLKIIPFRGEYYTLKKEKEYLVKGLIYPVPNPELPFLGVHFTQTMKGVVEAGPNAVLATKREGYRKRDISLKDTLDTFTYSGFWKLFKNDWKTGIWEVNRSLRKKIFVNSLRELIPQVNDFDLRGGGSGVRAQAVAPNGDLIDDFKIESGDNSIHVLNAPSPGATSSLVIGKYIGNLAAKEFGY; from the coding sequence ATATATGATTTAGTAATTATTGGTGGAGGCATAATAGGACTGGCTGTTGCTAATGATCTTATTAAGAGAAATAGTAAATTAAAGATATTGGTGGTAGAAAAAGATTCTAATGTTGCTTCACAACAATCAGGGCATAATTCTGGTGTAATTCATTCTGGAATTTATTATAAACCTGGTTCTTTCAAGGCTCAATTTTGTGTAGAGGGAAGAGCAAGTATGACTAAATTTTGTCAAGATAATGAAATTCCTGTATGGACATGTGGAAAGTTAATCGTTGCAACTAAAGAATCCGACATACCCAAGATAGATAATCTTTTTCAAAGAGGAGTGGCTAACAATGTTGAAGGTCTAAAAGTACTTAATCCTGATGAATCTAGACAAATAGAACCATATGTAAAATCACTTAAATCTCTTCATGCACCAGGTACAGGAATTGTAAATTATGAAACTGTAACTGAGGTATATGGGGATCAATTTAAAGAAAAAGGTGGAGAAATATTGCTTGATACTAAAGTAATTGGATCTACCAAAGATAATGATAAAATTGTAATTCAAACTACTAACGGAGATTTACATACAAAGAAGGTAATAAACTGCGCAGGTCTCCATTCAGACAGAATTGCAAAATTGTTCGGACTAGAAACAGACTTAAAAATAATACCATTTAGAGGAGAATACTACACTCTTAAAAAAGAAAAAGAATATTTGGTTAAGGGATTAATTTACCCAGTACCTAATCCTGAACTTCCGTTTCTTGGGGTACATTTTACTCAGACTATGAAGGGAGTTGTAGAAGCTGGGCCAAATGCAGTTCTTGCTACAAAGAGAGAAGGCTACAGAAAGAGAGATATTTCTCTAAAAGATACGCTTGATACTTTTACTTACAGTGGATTTTGGAAATTGTTTAAAAATGACTGGAAAACAGGCATTTGGGAAGTTAATAGATCACTTAGAAAGAAAATATTTGTAAATAGTCTCAGAGAGTTAATTCCTCAAGTTAATGATTTTGATTTGAGAGGAGGAGGTTCAGGTGTAAGAGCTCAAGCAGTTGCGCCTAATGGAGATCTTATAGATGACTTCAAAATTGAGAGTGGGGACAATTCAATACATGTATTGAATGCACCATCACCAGGTGCTACATCTTCACTTGTTATAGGAAAATATATTGGTAATTTAGCAGCTAAAGAATTTGGCTACTAA
- a CDS encoding glycerate kinase → MKIKNILISPQEFKESLTGYEVALAIKDGINRVDSSVNVKIAPVADGGDGTLKTMVDVTNGEIIKENVHDPLGKEIEAEWGKLGDNQTAVIEMARASGLALLNENEKSALNTTTYGTGQLFKAALDSGAKKFILGIGGSATNDGGAGFVSAIGAKLLDKNNNDVFPSGANLNSIENIDLSNIDKRINQIEVKVACDVNNPLCGDSGASVIFGPQKGANTDQIKILDENLFYWSQLIENQIGKNIRDIPGAGAAGGLGAGLMAFVNAELALGADIVLDTLDYEKKLPGIDLVIVGEGQTDKSTQFNKSPVAVSTRAKKYGIPVICISGSLGEGYKECSSQGIDSFFSIVNKPMELDYALDNAYDLIRSSTEEIFKTLIL, encoded by the coding sequence ATGAAGATTAAAAATATATTAATTTCACCTCAAGAATTTAAGGAAAGCTTAACTGGCTATGAAGTTGCTTTAGCTATTAAGGATGGAATAAATAGAGTTGATTCCAGTGTAAATGTAAAAATTGCACCAGTCGCAGACGGAGGTGATGGAACATTAAAAACTATGGTTGATGTAACTAATGGTGAAATAATCAAAGAAAATGTTCATGACCCTCTAGGAAAAGAAATAGAAGCTGAATGGGGAAAATTAGGCGATAATCAGACTGCTGTTATAGAAATGGCTAGAGCATCCGGATTAGCATTACTGAATGAAAATGAGAAATCAGCGTTAAATACTACTACTTATGGAACAGGCCAGTTATTTAAAGCTGCTTTGGATAGTGGAGCTAAGAAATTTATTCTTGGAATTGGTGGTAGTGCTACAAATGATGGTGGTGCTGGCTTTGTATCTGCTATTGGGGCAAAATTACTAGATAAAAATAATAATGATGTTTTTCCATCAGGTGCAAACTTAAATTCAATAGAAAATATAGATCTTAGTAATATAGATAAAAGAATAAATCAAATAGAAGTTAAGGTAGCTTGTGACGTTAACAACCCTTTGTGTGGAGATTCTGGTGCCTCAGTAATTTTTGGGCCTCAAAAAGGTGCAAACACAGATCAAATTAAGATTTTAGATGAAAACTTATTCTATTGGTCTCAACTAATTGAGAATCAAATAGGAAAAAATATTAGAGATATCCCTGGGGCTGGGGCTGCAGGAGGTTTAGGAGCAGGACTTATGGCATTTGTTAACGCCGAGCTTGCACTAGGCGCTGATATAGTACTGGACACATTAGATTATGAAAAAAAATTACCCGGAATTGACTTGGTTATTGTTGGTGAAGGTCAAACGGATAAATCGACTCAATTCAATAAGTCTCCAGTGGCAGTATCAACTAGAGCAAAAAAGTATGGCATTCCAGTTATTTGTATATCTGGCTCTTTAGGAGAAGGTTACAAGGAATGTTCTTCTCAAGGTATAGATTCTTTTTTTAGTATTGTAAATAAACCTATGGAATTGGATTATGCTTTAGATAATGCTTATGATTTAATTAGATCTAGTACTGAAGAAATTTTTAAGACTTTAATTTTATAG
- the gmk gene encoding guanylate kinase, with product MKLNSKIFLISGPSGVGKDTIILELRKIFPDFHFVITTVTRHPREDEIEGINHFFVSEPEFLELVEKDKLIEWSRVYGNYYGVPKSQILEPSQNNKHVLLRVDVQGAKKIKESIPEVILIFIKPDSVNSVKKHLLERGQVSDEQIKIRLDTMKSEIELSNYFDYVITNIEGNIDLVVSEVKDIIDRNI from the coding sequence ATGAAATTAAATTCTAAAATTTTTCTTATATCTGGTCCTTCAGGAGTAGGAAAAGATACAATTATATTAGAACTACGTAAAATATTTCCTGATTTTCATTTTGTAATTACAACAGTGACCAGACATCCAAGAGAAGATGAGATTGAAGGAATCAATCATTTTTTTGTTTCTGAGCCTGAATTTCTTGAATTAGTAGAAAAAGATAAGCTGATTGAGTGGTCAAGAGTTTACGGTAATTATTATGGTGTTCCTAAATCTCAAATTTTAGAACCATCTCAAAATAATAAACATGTATTATTAAGAGTTGATGTACAGGGAGCAAAAAAAATAAAAGAATCTATTCCTGAAGTTATACTAATTTTCATAAAACCAGATTCTGTTAATTCAGTTAAGAAACATTTGTTAGAAAGAGGACAGGTTTCTGATGAACAAATTAAAATCAGATTAGATACCATGAAATCTGAAATCGAATTATCTAATTATTTTGACTATGTAATCACTAATATTGAAGGTAACATTGATTTAGTAGTTAGTGAAGTAAAAGATATAATAGATAGAAATATTTAA
- the trxA gene encoding thioredoxin: MSKPVIVNESDFQEIVENSDIPVLVDFWAEWCGPCKMIAPTIDQLAEEYDGKVLFAKVDVDSNPNLSVRFHVRSIPMLLLFKDGQPVDQIIGAVGKQHFEEKINAVV; this comes from the coding sequence ATGTCTAAACCAGTTATTGTAAATGAAAGTGATTTTCAAGAAATTGTGGAAAATTCTGATATCCCAGTTCTTGTTGATTTTTGGGCTGAGTGGTGCGGACCATGTAAAATGATTGCTCCAACAATCGATCAATTAGCTGAAGAATATGATGGAAAAGTTCTTTTTGCTAAAGTAGATGTAGACAGTAATCCTAATCTTTCTGTACGTTTTCACGTAAGATCGATACCAATGCTATTACTTTTCAAGGATGGTCAGCCAGTTGATCAGATAATAGGAGCTGTTGGTAAACAACATTTTGAAGAGAAAATTAACGCTGTAGTATAA